A single Candoia aspera isolate rCanAsp1 chromosome 9, rCanAsp1.hap2, whole genome shotgun sequence DNA region contains:
- the TTI2 gene encoding TELO2-interacting protein 2 isoform X1: MSGDKACPSHAGQHPSLDPGTGRLGSPASAPAEQALPRFLRLFGSGAPGPAQVGLLRDLSALLEAADSRWLLGAAPALLLELVVALSRYAAPLRWEPEGGGSPSDDPSGAAGAERALAVSLVFCNILAKIEAAKGLVGLDPVVAGSVLRQVAGPIFICAVTHVAERPWTRPGSRHGARELLDTLLHVLECKSVPEFLRGTREDEHGWFVVVMQCLKPKLTKETWQCNPATKYVFCFVLQQVQRPWLGDHLEKVLPPSLLLSDDYRIENKILGVQCLHHIIQNVPAAVLCQFNRVQVVYHAVFNHLYSREAQLVQVVLLCMLDLLPVLERAPQQLSPNPPLVTPSDKVLQLLLTHMEAENQLSLRRIYAKSLPAFVERLGIQIVRHLKRLQRVIVAYLEIPDGPEEAARIATLETLKCTIQHAWPRMNCRLAVILKTLLKMMWDVATDRSTIPEPVKAALLQRATQCLLLLNRCSQGQVKVLLQGVYQSCENEDLKGCLHHILEGCATPLTAQQLERDIGQGEACCLNLEGKALAFPDENTLAPQQP; this comes from the exons ATGTCCGGGGACAAGGCCTGTCCCAGCCATGCGGGGCAGCACCCCTCGCTGGATCCCGGCACGGGGCGCCTGGGGAGCCCCGCCTCGGCCCCAGCGGAACAGGCTCTGCCTCGGTTCTTGCGGCTTTTTGGAAGCGGGGCGCCCGGCCCGGCCCAGGTGGGGCTCCTCAGAGACCTCTCTGCCCTCCTGGAGGCTGCGGACTCCCGGTGGCTGCTGGGGGCCGCCCCGGCCTTGCTGCTGGAGCTGGTGGTTGCCCTGAGCCGCTACGCAGCGCCTCTCCGGTGGGAGCCGGAGGGAGGGGGATCCCCTAGTGACGACCCCTCTGGTGCCGCAGGAGCCGAGCGAGCCTTGGCGGTCAGCCTGGTTTTCTGCAACATCCTGGCCAAAATAGAAGCAGCAAAAGGCCTGGTTGGGTTGGACCCTGTGGTGGCTGGCTCAGTCCTTCGCCAAGTGGCAGGACCCATCTTCATCTGTGCCGTGACTCATGTGGCAGAGAGGCCGTGGACCCGGCCCGGGAGCCGGCATGGGGCTCGGGAGCTCCTGGACACTCTGTTGCACGTTTTGGAGTGTAAATCGGTACCTGAGTTCCTCAGAGGCACACGTGAAGATGAACATGGGTGGTTTGTTGTGGTGATGCAGTGCCTGAAGCCAAAGTTGACTAA AGAAACATGGCAGTGTAACCCAGCAACAAAGTACGTGTTTTGCTTCGTGCTCCAGCAGGTCCAGAGACCTTGGCTTGGTGATCACCTGGAAAAAGTCCTGCCACCTTCACTACTGCTGTCAGATGATTACcgaatagaaaataaaatcctGGGTGTACAGTGCCTACATCATATTATTCAAAACGTG CCAGCAGCTGTCCTCTGCCAGTTTAACAGAGTGCAGGTTGTGTATCATGCTGTCTTTAACCATCTCTACAGCAGGGAGGCTCAACTTGTGCAG GTTGTGTTACTGTGCATGCTGGACTTGCTGCCAGTCCTGGAGAGGGCCCCACAGCAGTTGTCCCCTAACCCCCCACTTGTCACACCCTCTGACAAAGTCCTCCAGCTGTTACTGACCCACATGGAAGCAGAGAACCAGCTTTCTTTGCGGAGAATATATGCCAAGAGCCTGCCTGCCTTTGTGGAGAG GCTTGGCATCCAGATTGTCCGCCATCTGAAGCGGCTGCAGCGAGTGATCGTGGCATACCTGGAAATCCCCGACGGGCCAGAAGAAGCTGCTCGGATTGCAACATTAGAAACGCTGAAGTGCACGATACAGCACGCCTGGCCTAG AATGAATTGTCGTCTTGCCGTAATCCTCAAGACTTTGCTGAAAATGATGTGGGATGTGGCCACAGACAGGAGCACCATCCCTGAACCTGTGAAAGCGGCTTTGCTTCAGAGAGCCACCCAGTGCCTCCTCTTGTTGAATCGCTGTTCCCAAGGACAGGTGAAG GTCCTACTGCAGGGAGTCTACCAAAGCTGTGAAAATGAAGACCTCAAGGGATGCCTGCACCACATACTAGAGGGTTGTGCCACACCTTTGACTGCCCAGCAACTCGAGAGAGACATTGGTCAAGGGGAAGCCTGTTGTTTGAATCTGGAAGGAAAAGCTCTGGCTTTTCCGGACGAGAATACTCTTGCTCCACAACAgccttaa
- the TTI2 gene encoding TELO2-interacting protein 2 isoform X2, whose translation MSGDKACPSHAGQHPSLDPGTGRLGSPASAPAEQALPRFLRLFGSGAPGPAQVGLLRDLSALLEAADSRWLLGAAPALLLELVVALSRYAAPLRWEPEGGGSPSDDPSGAAGAERALAVSLVFCNILAKIEAAKGLVGLDPVVAGSVLRQVAGPIFICAVTHVAERPWTRPGSRHGARELLDTLLHVLECKSVPEFLRGTREDEHGWFVVVMQCLKPKLTKETWQCNPATKYVFCFVLQQVQRPWLGDHLEKVLPPSLLLSDDYRIENKILGVQCLHHIIQNVPAAVLCQFNRVQVVYHAVFNHLYSREAQLVQVVLLCMLDLLPVLERAPQQLSPNPPLVTPSDKVLQLLLTHMEAENQLSLRRIYAKSLPAFVERLGIQIVRHLKRLQRVIVAYLEIPDGPEEAARIATLETLKCTIQHAWPRSVEGSSVYRNSPSNQISIFLPQNELSSCRNPQDFAENDVGCGHRQEHHP comes from the exons ATGTCCGGGGACAAGGCCTGTCCCAGCCATGCGGGGCAGCACCCCTCGCTGGATCCCGGCACGGGGCGCCTGGGGAGCCCCGCCTCGGCCCCAGCGGAACAGGCTCTGCCTCGGTTCTTGCGGCTTTTTGGAAGCGGGGCGCCCGGCCCGGCCCAGGTGGGGCTCCTCAGAGACCTCTCTGCCCTCCTGGAGGCTGCGGACTCCCGGTGGCTGCTGGGGGCCGCCCCGGCCTTGCTGCTGGAGCTGGTGGTTGCCCTGAGCCGCTACGCAGCGCCTCTCCGGTGGGAGCCGGAGGGAGGGGGATCCCCTAGTGACGACCCCTCTGGTGCCGCAGGAGCCGAGCGAGCCTTGGCGGTCAGCCTGGTTTTCTGCAACATCCTGGCCAAAATAGAAGCAGCAAAAGGCCTGGTTGGGTTGGACCCTGTGGTGGCTGGCTCAGTCCTTCGCCAAGTGGCAGGACCCATCTTCATCTGTGCCGTGACTCATGTGGCAGAGAGGCCGTGGACCCGGCCCGGGAGCCGGCATGGGGCTCGGGAGCTCCTGGACACTCTGTTGCACGTTTTGGAGTGTAAATCGGTACCTGAGTTCCTCAGAGGCACACGTGAAGATGAACATGGGTGGTTTGTTGTGGTGATGCAGTGCCTGAAGCCAAAGTTGACTAA AGAAACATGGCAGTGTAACCCAGCAACAAAGTACGTGTTTTGCTTCGTGCTCCAGCAGGTCCAGAGACCTTGGCTTGGTGATCACCTGGAAAAAGTCCTGCCACCTTCACTACTGCTGTCAGATGATTACcgaatagaaaataaaatcctGGGTGTACAGTGCCTACATCATATTATTCAAAACGTG CCAGCAGCTGTCCTCTGCCAGTTTAACAGAGTGCAGGTTGTGTATCATGCTGTCTTTAACCATCTCTACAGCAGGGAGGCTCAACTTGTGCAG GTTGTGTTACTGTGCATGCTGGACTTGCTGCCAGTCCTGGAGAGGGCCCCACAGCAGTTGTCCCCTAACCCCCCACTTGTCACACCCTCTGACAAAGTCCTCCAGCTGTTACTGACCCACATGGAAGCAGAGAACCAGCTTTCTTTGCGGAGAATATATGCCAAGAGCCTGCCTGCCTTTGTGGAGAG GCTTGGCATCCAGATTGTCCGCCATCTGAAGCGGCTGCAGCGAGTGATCGTGGCATACCTGGAAATCCCCGACGGGCCAGAAGAAGCTGCTCGGATTGCAACATTAGAAACGCTGAAGTGCACGATACAGCACGCCTGGCCTAG GTCTGTGGAGGGATCATCTGTCTACAGAAATAGTCCTTCCAATCAGATCTCCATCTTCTTGCCACAGAATGAATTGTCGTCTTGCCGTAATCCTCAAGACTTTGCTGAAAATGATGTGGGATGTGGCCACAGACAGGAGCACCATCCCTGA